From Plasmodium chabaudi chabaudi strain AS genome assembly, chromosome: 12, the proteins below share one genomic window:
- a CDS encoding conserved Plasmodium protein, unknown function (query 306-306;GPI_cleavage_site_score=0.152) produces the protein MDLKSAGNVWDVLNDLYKNDKQSYDKFMKKHLNDMHDSVAIKPKFCFCICTNVEKVSIKTSINEYKEKLCDYFIYIYHTKKIKSSNLSSNFIENADNLNFDDIYISTSKVKGESSKDMYAEAVIHTNIYKNMNNINFKNKIITRILQIIYNSEKALRNDIIINTNSFRFIDLNYIPKTTHYLNPKYVDNNLLNKQTDTNIDETDIKFLNILNEKNKQNNNNKEQEKDQILLHDSSNDILKDIHPVKTVKNPQINKVDKAKIPKEVKSYQYTIIDRFLHIIMTFNNISYTNLETLKDGNTIYVYVSNNSDECMTLQFKENLSDNIKAYFNEALLKLTISIELLY, from the exons ATGGATCTGAAAAGTGCTGGAAATGTTTGGGATGTTTTAAACGACCTATACAAGAATGACAAACag TCGtatgataaatttatgaaaaagcATCTAAATGATATGCATGATTCTGTGGCTATAAAACCCAAATTTTGCTTTTGCATATGCACAAATGTAGAAAAAGTTTCTATAAAAACTtcaataaatgaatataaagaaaagttatgtgattattttatttatatatatcatacaAAGAAAATCAAATCATCAAATCTATCGTCCaattttattgaaaatgCCGATAACTTAAATTttgatgatatatatataagtacATCAAAAGTTAAGGGGGAATCATCTAAAGACATGTATGCAGAGGCTGTTATacatacaaatatttataaaaatatgaacaacataaattttaaaaataaaattataactcGAATATtgcaaattatatataactcTGAAAAAGCTCTTAGAAAcgatataattataaatacaaattcaTTTCGTTTTATTGacttaaattatattcctAAAACTacacattatttaaatccCAAATATGtagataataatttattaaataagcAAACAGATACAAATATAGACGAAACTGatatcaaatttttaaatattttaaatgaaaaaaataaacaaaataataataataaagaacaAGAAAAAGatcaaatattattacatgaTTCATCtaatgatattttaaaagatatTCACCCAGTAAAAACTGTCAAAAATCctcaaattaataaagtCGATAAAGCGAAAATACCAAAGGAAGTCAAGTCATATCAATACACAATCATTGATAG GTTCCTTCATATCATCATgacatttaataatatatcctACACAAATCTGGAAACATTAAAAGATGGGAACactatttatgtatatgtttCGAATAA cTCCGATGAATGTATGACCCTAcaatttaaagaaaatttaagTGATAAT ATTAAAGCATATTTCAATGAGGCTTTGCTAAAACTAACCATAAGTATAGAACTGCTATATTGA
- a CDS encoding 50S ribosomal protein L22, mitochondrial, putative (term=annotation;date=20121120;qualifier=removed_product=ribosomal protein, putative;qualifier=added_product=50s ribosomal protein l22, mitochondrial, putative;curatorName=ucb@sanger.ac.uk;~pfam_scan;Pfam:PF00237.15; E()=1.9E-11;score=44.1;query 84-178;description=Ribosomal_L22;~iprscan;InterPro:IPR036394 : Ribosomal protein L22/L17 superfamily;Superfamily:SSF54843; score=2.49E-20;query 70-186;description=Ribosomal protein L22/L17 superfamily;~iprscan;InterPro:IPR001063 : Ribosomal protein L22/L17;Pfam:PF00237; score=1.5E-11;query 83-177;description=Ribosomal protein L22/L17): MLGNIIKGVVNNINLIHKRNINTNVQLRNPYYRKKGFWEWRRRIIHRYNEKRYIRKGIKPKIYNEKEEKIKNHKDDIYWTFKVYQLKISLRNLNNFGRLIKGLHLEDAIIFLESIPQIRINNILNSLLNSKDKIINNFNGDISRLYIDNVQIHYNTPMKYIKYHALGHFGLVKSYRNTFTYTIKQMNIQEFYHKIFIRGNVPRSLSHNMRLYLNQNRINKDNLIEWYPYICANSRYYFREKLRYLNNIYQFNYYKSRNSWIQNYFRNIDRRKQELQMQRNEITQMLEK, encoded by the coding sequence atgttaggaaatataattaaaggagttgtaaataatattaatttaatacataaaaggaatataaatacGAACGTACAACTAAGAAACCCttattatagaaaaaaaggaTTTTGGGAATGGAGAAGAAGAATTATACATcgatataatgaaaaaagatatataagaaaaggaataaaacctaaaatatataatgagaaagaagaaaaaataaaaaatcataaagatgatatatattGGACATTTAAAGTAtatcaattaaaaataagtttaagaaatttaaataattttggtAGATTAATAAAAGGTTTACATTTAGAAGAtgctattatatttttagagTCTATACCACAAATacgaataaataatatacttaattcattattaaattcgaaagataaaataataaataattttaatggaGATATATCAAGATTATATATTGATAATGTACAAATACATTATAATACAcctatgaaatatattaaatatcaTGCATTAGGGCATTTTGGATTAGTAAAAAGTTATAGAAATACATTTACTTATACAATTaaacaaatgaatattcaagaattttatcataaaatatttataagagGAAATGTTCCAAGATCTTTATCACATAATATGagattatatttaaatcaaaatCGAATTAATAAAGACAATTTAATTGAATGGTATCCATATATTTGTGCAAATTCTAGATATTATTTTAGAGAAAAGTTAAGAtacttaaataatatttatcagtttaattattacaaaTCAAGAAATAGTTGGATACAAAACTATTTTAGAAATATAGATAGAAGAAAACAGGAGTTACAAATGCAAAGAAACGAAATTACTCAAATGTTAGAAAAATAG